A region of Dictyostelium discoideum AX4 chromosome 1 chromosome, whole genome shotgun sequence DNA encodes the following proteins:
- a CDS encoding hssA/2C/7E family protein: protein MTLFNSISSISNSTGISKHSLIGNFESNNSRSGGNSISWLGGFDGCGGCGGCGGCGGCGCGSSNLNIINVDIDIGRRRRRRCC from the coding sequence attcaatttcatcaatttcaaactCCACTGGTATCTCTAAACATAGTTTAATTGGAAATTTtgaaagtaataatagtagaaGTGGTGGTAACAGTATTTCATGGTTAGGTGGATTTGATGgctgtggtggttgtggtggttgtggtggttgtggtggttgtggttgtggtagttcaaatttaaatattatcaatgttgatattgatattggtCGTCGTCGTCGTCGTAGATGTTGTTAA